A segment of the Sanyastnella coralliicola genome:
AGCAAGAAACAGCTCAACGCACTGCGAATCCAAGGGGTTGGAATTCCGCGTATCTCTCGCTCCGACTTGATGAGGCTTAGAATAAAGGTGCCATCCATTGAAGAGCAGCAAAGAGTTCTCCTTGAACAAATGCAATCTGATAAGAATCTTTTTAAAGAGCCGGATCAAGATGGTAAACTCGATTCTGAGGAATTCAATTTCATTGCAACTTTGAAGCATACGTTAAAGCAACCTCTGACCACTTTATCAGAAGACTTTAGGGTTTTGGAAGCATTTCTCAAGAAAAAATCCATCGAAGGTGTACTTCCTGAGAACGAGATTATTGTGGAGCTATTTGAAGGAGAAGATGGAGCAGGAATGGAGAAGCATACGCTGATAGCGACGCTTCAAAGATGCCAAAGAATGATTGGTGATGCACATGATCATTTGAACAAAAGTGAGCAGTTACTCAAGATTGACACGATTAAACCAAAGTTTGAAGTTGTTTCAGTCAGAAGTGTTTTGTCATCTCTCAAGAAAGACAATCCAAATATCGAGATTGATATTAAAGGAAGAGACTATGAAGTGAATTTAGATAAATACTCCTTTAGAATTCTAATAGACAATCTCATCGAGAATGCTGTAAAGCATGGATTTGATGGCCGAGAAAACCCTAAGATCTTATTCTCGGTAGAAATTGAGAAGGACAAGTTTGAAGCTGAGTATGTGAAGATTCAGTATTCCAATAATGGCGAGTCATTAAGTCCGGAGATGGATACAGATAAGTTCCTAAAAAAGAATTCTAAATCCAATAAGTCCGCAGGTGATGGGTATGGTGGATTTCTTATTAGTAAGATTATGAAGATGCACAAAGGCATCATTGAAATAGATAAAAGAACTGCAGAGAAAATGATTGATTACAATGTTTGTTTCAATTTATATCTACCAAAACTATAAATTATGAGCAAGAAGGAAAGACCGATCTATGCGTTAATTATTGATGATAAACAGGACTACTGTGATGCTCTAGCTGGTTCTGCAAGAGCCGAGAGGATACTATTAAAAAGCGCTACTAATTTGGAGGACGGTATAGAGGTTCTTAAAAATGATAAGAAGATAGATTTTGTTATTCTCGATGGTAAATGCTTTGTCAATGCTGATATGGAAACAAGTGGCTCGACAAGTAATAATATTCCTCATCGAGCGAAAGATGAGATTGTGAAGATCAATAATGAGCAGAACAGAGAAATCAGTTTTTGTGTGAATACTGGATTTGTTGATGATCTCCAAGAGAGTTTTGAAGGCATATTCGAAGTGTTTGATAAAGACAAGGACAGTACTGATTTATTCAGTCACATAAAACGTGAGGTAGCACAATCACCAACTTATAAGGTGAAGAAAAAATATCATGAATGCTTTGAGGTATTTGACCTTGGAATAATTGATCCGGTGCATGAGCCCCTGTTCATCGATATTCTATTGAGTTTAGAGCAGTCAGACTTCAGAAAGAAGAATTTTTCGCCAATGAGAGACTTGTTGGAGGCGTCATTTCTCGGTTTAATGGACATGGGGTGTATTCCCAGTTCATTCTTAAACCAAAAAGGCAAGCCGACTTTGGAGTGGTGCGCTCGATACATGGAACAAAGGTCAACTAACGATCTTGAAGGCAATACATTTACATTAAATGTATTGGTTCCACAAGAAATGAAGTCAGCGATCAGGAAGCTGAAAGAAGCAACCAGCGCATATTCGCACCTGAACGATAGTGATATTATCAAATACCCTTTTCTATCAAATGCATTTTTGTTAATGGAGTATTTAACATGGTTGCCTGATTTTTATAGGGCAAATTACGAGTAATATTTACTGTGCACATCAACTGCACAATTGAACCCTACTTTTACAAAAGGAAAACGAATTAGCACATTCATTCAATGATAACAGGAGAATTAAAATCGCAAATAGATCAAATCTGGAATACGTTCTGGACAGGTGGTGTGACCAACACAATCACGATTGTGGAGCAGCTAACTTACTTGATCTTTATTCGAGATCTTGATGAGACAGAGACTCGAAACGAACGGAAAGCCAAGCGTGGTTTTAAGTACACACCAATCTTCGGGTCGGATCAACAAGATTTCCGATGGAAGAACTTGAAAGAAATGGATGTTGATGCCAGGCACGCCATTTTCTCGAATACAGTTGACGGCATATTTCCATTTATTCGATCGCTTGGAAAGGATAAGAGCTTATTCTCTACTTATATGAGAGGTGCGACATTTGGTATTTCTAAGCCGATGGTTTTAGATCAAGTGATGGAGAAATTGGAAGGTATTGATATGACCAATCAAGACACGAAAGGAGATATCTACGAATACTTGTTATCTAAGCTTGAAGGTGGAGGAACCGCTGGCCAATTCAGAACACCACGTCACATTATCAAATTGATGGTCGAGTTGATGAAACCAACACTAGAGGATAGCATTTGTGACCCTTCAGCAGGTTCTGCCGGGTTCTTGGTTGCAGCCAAAGAGTACATCGATAAACACTATGATGTAACCGAGTTGGACAAGCATGCAGATCATATCAATAAGCATATGTTCAACGGTATGGAATTCGATGCAACCATGCTTCGTATTGCATCCATGAACCTCTATCTACATGGTGTTGAAGAGCCTAACATCATTGACGTTGATGCCGTATCGAAAGACAACAAAGTATCTGATGAATATACGCTGATACTTGCAAATCCTCCATTTAAAGGCACAATTGATAAGGATAGTATTTCTGCCGGACTGAAAAATGTCACAAACACCACTAAGACAGAGTTGTTGTTTTTAGCTTTAATGTTAAGGCAATTAAAAAAAGGTGGTCGTTGCGCTGTTATTGTTCCGGATGGAGTGTTGTTCGGTAGTGGAAAAGCACACAAAAGTATTCGAGAGGAAATTGTAGCCAACAATAAGTTGGAGGCAGTAATATCCTTGCCTAGTGGGGTGTTCAAGCCTTACTCTGGAGTTAGCACAGCGATCTTGATTTTTACAAAGACTTCAACAGGTGGAACCGATAATGTTTGGTTCTATGATATGAAGGCCGATGGAAAGTCTCTTGATGATAAGCGAAATTTGTTAGTAGATGAAGATATATTTGACGCTTTCTCTTTCGGAGAAGGGTCTGACGAGTTAACAATTGAGCAGAAGGAAGCACTACACGATAAGTTCAACCTTCCGGATATAATTGAACGTTATGCACAAAGGAGTAAAGAAAATCACAAAAGAACTGAACAAAGTTTTTTAGTCCCATTTGATGAAATCGAAGATAATGAATGGGACTTGAGCATTACAAGGTACAAGGAAGTAGAATATGATGAAGTAAAGTATGACCCACCTTCCAAGCTAATGGAAAGAATACAAAATCTTTCGGATGAAAGAGCTGTTTTAATGAACGATCTTAAATCAATATTAGATGCTTAAAGATCATATTTTAAAACTCGAGACCGGCTCGAGACCAAGAGGAGGGGCTTTAACGGTAGGGATTCCATCATTAGGAGGGGAACACCTTTCAAAAGACGGGGGCTTTAAGCTTAGCAAGCTGAAGTTTGTATCCATAGACTACTTCAATAAACTTAAAAAAGGGATCGTCGAAGAGAACGATATCCTAATTGTTAAAGACGGAGCAACAACAGGTAAGGTGAGTTTTGTTGGTTCTGATTTTCCACTTACTCGGTGTGCAGTCAATGAGCATGTTTACCGTTTGGTTGTCGATGATACAATCAACCCCAAATACTTCTTTTATTTTCTGTTTTCAGACCTTGGACAAAACCAAATGTTAAGAGATTTTCGTGGGGCCACTGTCGGAGGTATCACTAAGAACTTTTTAAAATATCTGGATTGTGAATTTCCCAGTTTTAAAGAGCAGAAGAGAATCACAAAAATCTTGGAAGATGCAGATAGACTTCAGAAGAATGCTTTAAAACTTGTTGAAGAATACAATGCTCTACCCCAAAGCATTTTTAATGAAATGTTTGGAAATCCAATTCTCAATAAATCAAGATATGAAACGAAGCAATTGATTGAAGTAATTGACGAAGAGAGACCAATTACTTATGGTATTCTTAAGCCGGGTCAAGATATTAAACCTGATGGTGTTCCATATATAAAAGTTGTTGATGTAAGAAATGGGGAAATTATTAAAGAATCAGTTTGTCATACGACGATTGAGATTTCTGACAAGTATAAAAGGTCAACATTAAAAGCAGGTGATATTTTGTTCTCAATAAGAGGGCATGTTGGTCGAACATGTATGGTACCCCCGATGTTTCTAGGCGCAAACATCACTCAAGATACAGCTAGATTAGCTTGTAATGAAACCATAAACCCTTATTTTTTAAATCAACTTCTTCAGAATATTCATTTTAGTCGAAACTATCAAAAGTTTATTAAAGGTGCAGCAGTAAAAGGAATCAATCTCGGAGACTTGAAGAAATTGCCAATAATTGTTCCGCCAAAACTACTACAGGAAAAATTTGCAGAAAAAATTCTTCTGGTGGAGCAACAAAAGGTCATTTTAAAAAAGGAGCTTAAACAAAGTCAGGACTTATTCAATTGCTTACTTCAAAAAGCATTCAAAGGAGAATTGGTAGAGAACAAGATTGTTTCTGAATAAATGAATTACAAGCTAGAGCCATATCCATCAAATATTCATTCATTGTTGACTGAAGCACAGTCAATGTCAAAGGAGATACTCAAATCGTTGAACTTTCATGATTGCCCAAGAATTGATGATCTATACAAAAAGGACAATAAGGGGAGAATTCGTAGACAGGTAAAAATGTTTGAAAAACTTGGGATAGAGCCAAATAGCTATTTAACTAAAA
Coding sequences within it:
- a CDS encoding type I restriction-modification system subunit M, whose amino-acid sequence is MITGELKSQIDQIWNTFWTGGVTNTITIVEQLTYLIFIRDLDETETRNERKAKRGFKYTPIFGSDQQDFRWKNLKEMDVDARHAIFSNTVDGIFPFIRSLGKDKSLFSTYMRGATFGISKPMVLDQVMEKLEGIDMTNQDTKGDIYEYLLSKLEGGGTAGQFRTPRHIIKLMVELMKPTLEDSICDPSAGSAGFLVAAKEYIDKHYDVTELDKHADHINKHMFNGMEFDATMLRIASMNLYLHGVEEPNIIDVDAVSKDNKVSDEYTLILANPPFKGTIDKDSISAGLKNVTNTTKTELLFLALMLRQLKKGGRCAVIVPDGVLFGSGKAHKSIREEIVANNKLEAVISLPSGVFKPYSGVSTAILIFTKTSTGGTDNVWFYDMKADGKSLDDKRNLLVDEDIFDAFSFGEGSDELTIEQKEALHDKFNLPDIIERYAQRSKENHKRTEQSFLVPFDEIEDNEWDLSITRYKEVEYDEVKYDPPSKLMERIQNLSDERAVLMNDLKSILDA
- a CDS encoding restriction endonuclease subunit S; its protein translation is MLKDHILKLETGSRPRGGALTVGIPSLGGEHLSKDGGFKLSKLKFVSIDYFNKLKKGIVEENDILIVKDGATTGKVSFVGSDFPLTRCAVNEHVYRLVVDDTINPKYFFYFLFSDLGQNQMLRDFRGATVGGITKNFLKYLDCEFPSFKEQKRITKILEDADRLQKNALKLVEEYNALPQSIFNEMFGNPILNKSRYETKQLIEVIDEERPITYGILKPGQDIKPDGVPYIKVVDVRNGEIIKESVCHTTIEISDKYKRSTLKAGDILFSIRGHVGRTCMVPPMFLGANITQDTARLACNETINPYFLNQLLQNIHFSRNYQKFIKGAAVKGINLGDLKKLPIIVPPKLLQEKFAEKILLVEQQKVILKKELKQSQDLFNCLLQKAFKGELVENKIVSE